Proteins from one Aureimonas sp. SA4125 genomic window:
- a CDS encoding sugar ABC transporter ATP-binding protein, whose amino-acid sequence MTSPATAVPLAVRPDRPLLEMRGIAKHFSGVTALDDVSLTLNGGEILGLMGENGAGKSTLLKILSGVQPPSSGTILMDGQPVEIESPQAARRLGIVTIYQELSLIPTLSVAENIFIGRAPLGRLGLVDWRAMRADARDIIARVGLTLDPQTPVSALSVAEQQMVEIARALSLSSRIIVMDEPTSALSESEVTRLLSIMDRLRGEGVAIMFVTHRLEEASTICDRMTVLRDGRLAGELVRDGAPIPLPAIIEKMVGRAASELYARPAQRSAAGAVRLEVRGLKTVRDPEAPHAIVLDGVDLDLRAGEILGIAGLVGSGRTELARAIFGADAIAAGTLRLDGEAITPRSPADAIALGIGLVPEDRKHQAIFPALGILANFSVASLNAYSNWMGVMAERREQDELGSYRKLLNIRMAHAGQRIDGLSGGNQQKVILARWLARDPKVLIVDEPTRGVDVGAKAEVHQILVQLAARGIAVMVISSELPEILAVSDRIVTMRAGKITGEMAAAEASEDRLMALMALDGRKGRHHELH is encoded by the coding sequence ATGACTTCACCCGCCACGGCGGTGCCTTTGGCCGTCCGGCCGGATCGGCCGCTGCTCGAGATGCGCGGCATTGCCAAGCACTTTTCCGGCGTCACCGCGCTCGACGACGTCTCGTTGACCCTGAACGGTGGCGAGATCCTCGGCCTGATGGGCGAGAACGGCGCCGGCAAGTCGACGCTTCTGAAGATCCTTTCCGGCGTGCAGCCGCCGTCGAGCGGCACCATCCTGATGGACGGCCAGCCGGTCGAGATCGAAAGCCCCCAGGCGGCGCGGCGGCTCGGCATCGTCACGATCTACCAGGAGCTCAGCCTGATTCCGACGCTCTCGGTCGCCGAGAACATCTTCATCGGCCGCGCGCCGCTCGGACGGCTGGGACTGGTCGACTGGCGCGCCATGCGCGCCGACGCCCGCGACATCATCGCGCGCGTCGGCCTCACGCTGGACCCCCAGACCCCGGTCTCGGCCCTCTCCGTCGCCGAGCAGCAGATGGTGGAGATCGCCCGGGCGCTGTCCTTGTCCTCGCGCATCATCGTCATGGACGAGCCGACCTCGGCGCTGTCGGAAAGCGAAGTCACGCGGCTTCTCTCCATCATGGACCGGCTGCGCGGCGAGGGCGTCGCGATCATGTTCGTGACGCACCGGCTGGAGGAGGCGTCCACCATCTGCGACCGGATGACGGTGTTGCGAGACGGACGCCTTGCCGGCGAACTCGTGCGGGACGGCGCGCCGATTCCGCTGCCGGCGATCATCGAGAAGATGGTCGGGCGGGCGGCGTCCGAACTCTATGCCCGGCCGGCACAGCGCAGCGCGGCGGGCGCGGTGCGGCTCGAGGTCCGCGGCCTGAAGACCGTGCGCGACCCCGAAGCGCCGCACGCCATCGTTCTCGACGGCGTCGACCTCGACCTGCGCGCCGGCGAGATCCTCGGCATCGCCGGCCTCGTCGGTTCCGGGCGGACGGAGCTCGCGCGCGCCATCTTCGGCGCCGACGCCATCGCCGCCGGCACGCTCCGGCTCGACGGCGAGGCGATCACGCCGCGGTCCCCGGCCGATGCGATCGCGCTCGGCATCGGTCTCGTGCCGGAAGACCGCAAGCACCAGGCGATCTTTCCCGCCCTCGGCATTCTGGCCAATTTCTCCGTCGCGTCGCTGAACGCCTATTCGAACTGGATGGGCGTCATGGCGGAAAGGCGCGAGCAGGATGAGCTCGGCAGCTACCGCAAGCTCCTCAACATCCGGATGGCCCATGCCGGCCAACGCATCGACGGCCTCTCCGGCGGCAACCAGCAGAAGGTGATCCTGGCCCGCTGGCTGGCGCGCGATCCGAAGGTTTTGATCGTCGACGAGCCGACGCGCGGGGTCGATGTCGGCGCCAAGGCCGAGGTCCACCAGATCCTCGTCCAGCTCGCCGCGCGCGGCATCGCGGTGATGGTGATCTCCTCGGAACTGCCGGAGATCCTCGCCGTCAGCGACCGCATCGTCACCATGCGGGCGGGCAAGATCACCGGCGAGATGGCGGCAGCCGAGGCGAGCGAGGACCGACTGATGGCGCTGATGGCGCTGGACGGCAGAAAGGGACGGCATCATGAGCTCCACTAG